From the genome of Bosea sp. Tri-49, one region includes:
- the nuoG gene encoding NADH-quinone oxidoreductase subunit NuoG: MTKLLIDGIEVDVPPEYTVLQACEAAGAEVPRFCFHERLSIAGNCRMCLVEVKGGPPKPQASCAIGVRDLRPGPNGEPPVVLTKSPMVKKAREGVMEFLLINHPLDCPICDQGGECDLQDQAMAYGVDTSRYAENKRAVEDKYIGPLVKTSMTRCIQCTRCVRFTTEVAGASDLGAIGRGEDMEITTYLEHAMSSELQGNVVDLCPVGALTSKPYQNKARPWELTKTESIDVMDAVGSAIRVDSRGREVMRVLPRVNEAVNEEWISDKTRHIADGLRTQRLDQPYIREHGHLRPASWTEALALVASKLKTAKPERIGGIAGDLAAVEEMYALKSLIAGLGSNNLDCRQDGTKLDPAFGRAAYILNAGIAGIEDATSLLIIGSNPRREAPIVNARIRKRWLRGDFKVSLIGEKVDLTYAYDYLGAGPETLADLVKRAGAAGERPMVLIGQGALTRADGAAVLSLAAKAADLLGAVKDGWNGFGVLHTAAARVGGLDLGFVPGESGLDVAGMTAAGALDVLFLLGADEIEVPAGAFVIYQGSHGDKGAHRADVILPGAAYTEKSGTYVNTEGRVQMAARATFPPGDAKEDWAILRALSASLGKPLPFDSLGALRRELYAAHPHFAAVDAVAEGDRGGLAKLAGQGGATDKAGFAPAVSDFYTTNPIARASAVMAECSALASGRMRQAAE, from the coding sequence ATGACCAAACTCCTCATCGACGGCATCGAGGTCGACGTTCCGCCGGAGTACACGGTGCTCCAGGCCTGCGAGGCGGCGGGCGCCGAGGTGCCGCGCTTCTGCTTCCATGAGCGGCTCTCGATTGCCGGCAATTGCCGCATGTGCCTGGTCGAGGTGAAGGGCGGCCCGCCGAAGCCGCAGGCCTCCTGCGCCATCGGCGTGCGCGACCTGCGTCCCGGCCCGAACGGCGAGCCGCCGGTGGTGCTGACCAAGTCGCCCATGGTCAAGAAGGCGCGCGAAGGGGTGATGGAGTTCCTGCTCATCAACCACCCGCTCGACTGCCCGATCTGCGATCAGGGCGGTGAGTGCGACCTGCAGGACCAGGCGATGGCCTACGGCGTCGACACATCGCGCTATGCCGAGAACAAGCGCGCCGTCGAGGACAAGTATATCGGTCCGCTGGTCAAGACCTCGATGACGCGCTGCATCCAGTGCACGCGCTGCGTCCGCTTCACCACCGAGGTCGCCGGTGCCTCCGACCTCGGCGCCATCGGCCGTGGCGAGGACATGGAGATCACCACCTATCTCGAGCACGCGATGAGCTCGGAGCTGCAGGGCAATGTCGTCGACCTCTGCCCGGTCGGCGCCCTGACCTCCAAGCCCTACCAGAACAAGGCCCGGCCCTGGGAGCTGACCAAGACCGAATCCATCGACGTGATGGACGCGGTCGGCTCGGCGATCCGCGTCGACTCGCGTGGCCGTGAGGTGATGCGCGTGCTGCCGCGCGTCAACGAGGCGGTGAACGAGGAGTGGATCTCCGACAAGACCCGTCACATCGCCGACGGTCTCAGGACGCAGCGCCTTGACCAACCCTATATCCGCGAGCACGGACACCTGCGGCCGGCGAGCTGGACCGAGGCGCTGGCGCTGGTCGCGAGCAAGCTCAAGACCGCCAAGCCCGAGCGCATCGGCGGAATCGCCGGCGACCTTGCCGCGGTCGAGGAGATGTATGCGCTTAAAAGCCTGATCGCGGGCCTTGGCTCGAACAACCTCGACTGCCGCCAGGACGGGACGAAGCTCGATCCGGCCTTCGGTCGCGCTGCTTACATCCTCAACGCCGGCATCGCCGGCATCGAGGATGCGACCTCGCTGCTGATCATCGGCTCGAACCCGCGCCGCGAGGCACCGATCGTCAACGCCCGCATCCGCAAGCGCTGGCTGCGCGGTGACTTCAAGGTCTCGCTGATCGGCGAGAAGGTCGACCTGACCTATGCCTATGACTATCTCGGCGCTGGCCCTGAGACGCTGGCCGATCTGGTCAAGCGTGCCGGCGCGGCCGGCGAGCGGCCGATGGTACTGATCGGGCAGGGCGCTCTGACCCGCGCCGACGGCGCCGCCGTGCTCTCGCTTGCGGCCAAGGCCGCCGACCTGCTCGGCGCGGTCAAGGATGGCTGGAATGGCTTTGGCGTGCTGCACACGGCCGCCGCCCGCGTCGGTGGTCTCGATCTCGGCTTCGTGCCGGGTGAAAGTGGTCTCGACGTTGCCGGCATGACGGCGGCGGGTGCGCTCGACGTGCTCTTCCTGCTCGGTGCCGACGAGATCGAGGTGCCGGCCGGCGCCTTCGTGATCTACCAGGGCAGCCATGGCGACAAGGGCGCGCATCGTGCCGACGTGATCCTGCCGGGCGCGGCTTACACCGAGAAGTCCGGCACCTACGTCAACACCGAAGGACGGGTGCAGATGGCGGCCCGCGCCACCTTCCCGCCCGGCGATGCCAAGGAGGACTGGGCGATCCTGCGGGCGCTCTCGGCCTCGCTCGGCAAGCCGCTGCCCTTCGATTCGCTCGGGGCGCTGCGCCGCGAGCTCTACGCCGCGCATCCGCATTTCGCCGCCGTCGATGCGGTGGCGGAGGGCGATCGCGGCGGCCTGGCGAAGCTGGCCGGGCAGGGCGGTGCGACCGACAAGGCGGGCTTTGCCCCGGCCGTCAGCGACTTCTACACCACGAACCCCATCGCCCGCGCTTCGGCGGTGATGGCGGAATGCTCGGCGCTGGCCTCCGGCCGCATGCGCCAGGCGGCGGAGTAA
- the nuoF gene encoding NADH-quinone oxidoreductase subunit NuoF translates to MLADRDRIFTNLYGLHDLSLKGAMQRGAWDGTKFLLEQGRDWIIDEMKKSGLRGRGGAGFPTGLKWSFMPKQSDGRPHYLVVNADESEPGTCKDREIMRNDPHTLVEGCLIASFAMGAHAAYIYIRGEYVREREALQRAVDEAYEANLIGKNNKHGYPFDLYVHHGAGAYICGEETALLESLEGKKGMPRLKPPFPANVGLYGCPTTVNNVESIAVAPTILRRGASWFSSIGTPNNVGTKLFCVSGHVNKPCNVEEAMGLTFRELIDRHCGGIRGGWDNLKAVIPGGSSVRMVPAEQIIDTPMDFDSLSKLKSGLGTAAVIVMDKSTDIIRAIARISYFYKHESCGQCTPCREGTGWMWRVVNRMAEGRAQKREIDMLLDVSKQIEGHTICALGDAAAWPIQGLINHFRHEIEQRIDDYAANPHGEPVRLMAAE, encoded by the coding sequence ATGCTGGCTGATCGCGACCGCATTTTCACCAATCTCTACGGGCTGCACGACCTGTCGCTGAAGGGCGCCATGCAGCGTGGCGCCTGGGACGGCACCAAGTTCCTGCTCGAGCAGGGGCGCGACTGGATCATCGACGAGATGAAGAAGTCGGGCCTGCGCGGGCGTGGTGGCGCCGGCTTCCCGACCGGCCTGAAATGGTCGTTCATGCCCAAGCAAAGCGACGGACGCCCGCATTATCTGGTCGTCAACGCCGACGAGTCGGAGCCGGGCACCTGCAAGGATCGCGAGATCATGCGCAACGACCCGCATACGCTGGTCGAGGGCTGCCTGATCGCTTCTTTCGCCATGGGCGCGCATGCGGCCTATATCTACATCCGCGGCGAATATGTCCGCGAGCGCGAGGCGCTGCAGCGCGCCGTCGACGAGGCCTATGAGGCGAACCTCATCGGCAAGAACAACAAGCACGGCTATCCCTTTGATCTTTATGTGCATCACGGCGCCGGCGCCTATATCTGCGGTGAAGAGACGGCGCTGCTCGAGAGCCTCGAGGGCAAGAAGGGCATGCCGCGGCTGAAGCCGCCTTTCCCAGCCAATGTCGGCCTCTATGGCTGCCCGACCACCGTCAACAACGTCGAGTCGATCGCGGTCGCGCCGACCATCCTGCGCCGCGGCGCGAGTTGGTTCTCCTCGATCGGCACGCCCAACAATGTCGGCACCAAGCTGTTCTGCGTCTCGGGCCATGTGAACAAGCCCTGCAACGTCGAAGAGGCGATGGGCCTGACCTTCCGAGAGCTGATCGACCGCCATTGCGGCGGTATCCGCGGTGGCTGGGACAATCTCAAGGCGGTCATCCCAGGCGGCTCCTCGGTCCGCATGGTTCCGGCCGAGCAGATCATCGACACGCCGATGGATTTCGACTCGCTCTCGAAGCTGAAGTCGGGCCTCGGCACGGCGGCGGTGATCGTCATGGACAAGTCGACAGACATCATCCGCGCCATCGCCCGCATCAGCTATTTCTACAAGCATGAGAGCTGCGGCCAGTGCACGCCCTGCCGCGAGGGCACCGGCTGGATGTGGCGCGTCGTCAACCGCATGGCCGAGGGGCGCGCCCAGAAGCGCGAGATCGACATGCTGCTCGATGTCTCCAAGCAGATCGAGGGCCACACCATCTGCGCGCTCGGCGATGCTGCCGCCTGGCCGATCCAGGGCCTGATCAATCATTTCCGTCACGAGATCGAGCAGCGCATCGACGACTATGCCGCCAACCCGCATGGCGAGCCGGTCAGGCTCATGGCGGCGGAGTGA
- the nuoE gene encoding NADH-quinone oxidoreductase subunit NuoE, protein MSVRRLAPDHVQPASFAFTAANENWADQQIAKYPEGRQASAVIPLLWKAQEQHDGWLPRAAIEEVARKLGMAPMRVLEVATFYTMFSLQPVGEHFIQLCGTTPCALRGAEALKKVCEDVIGPQSTVTADGKLSWLEVECLGACCNAPMAQINFDYYEDLTPENFRKLLGDLREGRPTKPGPQVDRSCSEPLGGGDTLKDPALFDGSVIGAGDWQKRIARQREDAIKIASEKAAAEAKAKAEAEVAAATAKAGPTDVKTAPAPEVAAPGRPKPSEPKQPASAAQDTPSATSKAIKDTPAKGTAEKAPTAKAAPAAEPAPAVAESKPQLLAAARGGKGDDLELIWGVGPKLGKMLNEMGIWHFDQVAAWTPAELAWVDARLTGFKGRAVRDDWISQAKKLSTGWRPESALGDKPVK, encoded by the coding sequence ATGTCCGTCCGTCGTCTCGCGCCTGATCACGTTCAGCCTGCCTCCTTCGCCTTCACCGCGGCGAACGAGAACTGGGCCGATCAGCAGATCGCCAAATATCCCGAAGGCCGCCAGGCCTCGGCTGTGATCCCGCTGCTGTGGAAGGCGCAGGAGCAGCATGATGGCTGGCTGCCGCGCGCCGCGATCGAGGAGGTCGCCCGCAAGCTCGGCATGGCTCCGATGCGGGTGCTGGAGGTCGCGACCTTCTACACCATGTTCAGCCTGCAGCCGGTGGGCGAGCACTTCATCCAGCTTTGCGGCACGACGCCTTGCGCGCTGCGCGGTGCCGAGGCGCTGAAGAAGGTCTGCGAGGACGTCATTGGTCCGCAATCGACCGTCACCGCTGACGGCAAGCTCTCCTGGCTCGAAGTCGAATGCCTCGGTGCCTGCTGCAACGCCCCGATGGCGCAGATCAATTTCGACTACTACGAAGACCTGACGCCCGAGAATTTCCGCAAGCTCCTCGGCGACCTGCGCGAGGGCCGCCCGACCAAGCCTGGCCCGCAGGTCGACCGCTCCTGCTCGGAGCCGCTCGGCGGCGGCGATACGCTGAAGGATCCGGCCCTCTTTGATGGCTCGGTGATCGGTGCCGGCGACTGGCAGAAGCGTATCGCCAGGCAGCGCGAGGACGCGATCAAGATCGCCAGCGAGAAGGCTGCGGCCGAGGCCAAGGCCAAGGCGGAAGCCGAGGTGGCCGCGGCGACCGCCAAGGCCGGGCCGACCGACGTCAAGACAGCGCCGGCGCCCGAGGTCGCGGCTCCCGGCCGCCCGAAGCCGTCCGAGCCGAAGCAGCCGGCCAGCGCCGCGCAGGACACCCCGTCCGCGACCAGCAAGGCGATCAAGGACACACCTGCCAAGGGTACAGCTGAGAAGGCGCCGACGGCCAAGGCGGCCCCTGCCGCCGAGCCGGCTCCCGCCGTGGCTGAATCCAAGCCGCAGCTGCTGGCCGCGGCCCGCGGCGGCAAGGGTGACGATCTCGAATTGATCTGGGGCGTTGGTCCCAAGCTCGGCAAGATGCTCAATGAAATGGGCATCTGGCACTTTGACCAGGTCGCCGCCTGGACCCCGGCCGAGCTCGCCTGGGTCGATGCAAGGCTGACCGGATTCAAGGGCAGGGCCGTGCGCGATGACTGGATTTCGCAGGCGAAGAAGCTTTCGACAGGCTGGCGGCCGGAATCGGCCCTCGGCGACAAGCCGGTGAAGTGA